Below is a window of Perca fluviatilis chromosome 14, GENO_Pfluv_1.0, whole genome shotgun sequence DNA.
AATGGTTGAGgagcaggggcggatctacaggggggcaagggggggcagctgcccccccactgtagggccttgcccccccagctgcccccctaactttggcattcaaaaaactttgcttgtaaaaacaaactgccactatgtgcacaggcttcttaaaacattgaaacaaacaattaatttatattaattcataataaataataattgtagatgtaatcttagccccctgcccctcaaatacttagctacgtccctgcatcaaacgtgcagagcAGCGTTCGCACATTCAGGCTCGcacacagcgagtctgctgcggtgtggggccctgcatcccggcaaagactggagcgactgagctgccccccctccccgagcctctcaaagtgaagtctgtttcccaggtgaagttaaaacacacgtttcatctaaagttaaatttgtaataattataatgtctgctaaaggcgagtcagtatcaacaacagcgcgtctgttagccaaaagtcaaattgctccctcgtgggttgtaagcgcattctgctgtttgattagtttgatttcagtaaagacaagaagagcataatacagaatattacaaactggcatgtttgaattcataacgtttacagagggtcgccgtttcggtggcgttacgttacaacacactacacagtgcttgctgagaccgatcatttgtatatgattagttaaggagtaggctactataaaatccacttcctctcacatatcacggcaatacggctgcacaaattaaaccaggcaacatactttactgtcaaactgggaaaacaacaaatacaacgggattaagaaggctagtctaaacataactgatgtgtgcatgtaataaatctcgtctgatgttatgtttttcaggctacttattagctacagggccctacagtgtaatgtaatacaagaataacaagagcttttcacatcttgacttttgcaggccagagtagctggagatattagctgaagcctaaaagtggggatattgccagccaagaaaatcctgagtagtgcacaggaggaagaggaggagggaaatgaagaaggagaagacagtaaactggagagaccaggcaggtcagagcaggagaagaccacagaaggagatgcagaaatgagtgaaagagaagagggaaaggaagaattgacagtgagggatgaagaggaggctgcaggttcagagagagggacagaggcagagagtgatcaggaggatgaagatgacagagaggaagaggaggctgcagtaacccctggaccatatggttggtttatattctccttacatataaattgcagtacagtaacataacatgtcctgtgacatgatgtgttttcagtttttggctatttccattctgttgtatatgttatagggttagatatgtaaatatttacatatacaacaacagttcactcttctcaagacactttacagatagagtaggtctagaccacactctttaagttacaatgacccaacaattctcccaagagcaagcatttggtgcaacagaaacatcagacatatccagggtcttggtggtcgctggttacatacagatggatacagatatagagaattatgattcataataatggtaattatagtaacaaaaaagataatggaactatgaatagaaataatagttgtagcagtttagggcgtagcagtttagggcatagcagggcgttgcggggcgtagtagggcatatcagtttatgtatgagggtttccatgtaccgtcttcccctgccaccctaccaagatctcttgctacccctttgcccccccatgtaaaattttctagatccgccactgtTGAGGAGGGGAAGTTTATGAATACATTAAAACTCTAAATGCAGTTTTGATAGCAGCAGTGCACACAGACTGGAGAGAGAAGATACAActgaagataaaataaaataaaaacaattaaaaaccagGGACGTTTCAAATGATGCACTGGCTGctagaaaaagaggaaacactcttttatttttttattttgaaggatgaGAGTGGTTGGAAGGATACTTtctactcaatctgagtaaggtattctgaatacttggattacttccacattgaattgcgttttataagtgtaggaatgcggcATCACATACAGcttaaacaggcctataatggtgtgtttttctgttccAACTGgttgaatgtgtacctgaacaggCAGATAGATTGTTGTATTTGTAGTACAACAATCAACAATCAATTGTAGTAAaaccgaactgcatactacaaacaTCTACCACAGTCTAAGCTACCatgagctaattttagctaccgttagctagcatgtcaaacggggctagtcagtctttcaacggctctggagctagtaaatcagcacgtaggagaatgtaaagtcacaCGACaacgttaaaatagcaaggtgaccagtaaaactacagcagatgactacccttggctaattaaaaaaactaacttactttaagatgcttctccaggttggaggtggagagatttggacgctgaaaggaggttgatTGCTGGCAAGCAGAAGTTGCAATGCACAGTAACATTTCCTTCTCCCTGTtctttctttaatgtgaaatgctgtttgaatttccaagatagaaacgcaTTCCTGCCATGGCTAAGTTGTGCCGGTTCCGGCTCCactgtgactgatcacgcaaatagctcattttttcattttcatattggGGCTTCTGGGAAATGCATGGAGATGCCTTAAAGGTCTCATGagatggtgctctttggatgctttcatatagaccttagtggtcccctaatactgtatctcaagtctcttttatatagaccttagtggtcccctaatactgtatctgaagtctcttttatataggccttagtggtcccctaatactgtatctgaagtctcttttatatagaccttagtggtcccctaatactgtatctgaagtctcttttatatagaccttagtggtcccctaatactgtatctgaagtctcttttatatagaccttagtggtcccctaatactgtatctgaagtctctttcatatacagtacaggccaaaagtttggacacaccttctcattcaatgagtttccttttatttttatgactatttacattgtagattctcactgacgGCAtcattatgtacttaacaaaaaagtgtgaaataactgaaaacatgtcttatattttagattcttcaaagtagccaccctttgcttttttattaataagggggaAAAATctactaattaaccctgacaaagcacacctgtgaaggtaaaaccatttcaggtgactacctcatgaagctcattgagagaacaccaagggttagcatgtcataatttgtattctgaatacgtaacaccgttacatgtattccgttactccccaacactgagGATGGATAATAAGATGGTGATGTCAGGAGGATTATTGAGCCAACGTaattaataaatacagaaacctGCAGATATGGTTTGTTAGCTCACTGACTGAATTACAGAGAGGATTCAGCAGAATATGAGGAATGTGGACGAAATAAGCCTTAAAATGCAAATCATCTTCTATAACTgcgtctttctctccctcctccctccagcctctctgactgtgagtcccagcagctctcagatgtttgaaggacagcctgtctctctgagctgtgaggaggacgacagctctgctggatggactctgaggaggaacacaACCAGAGACACCAGGACTCAGTGTGGAGATGGAGGTGACTCTGGCTGGGGAAAACCTGCTGGTTCTTCCTGTAAAATCAGCTACATGGCCCCATCGGACAGTGGAGTttactggtgtgagtccagagagggagcaaccagtaacagcatcaccatcactgtcactggtaagatcagactgtggagtcagtattgatgaagctgtgtgtgaatggatgacatgctgtagtttgtctctgtgttgaggtggaccagtgatcctgcagagtcctgtcctccctgtgatggagggagaagacctcactctgacctgtaaaacaaagacATCCTTCATCCTCTCAGCTGatttctataaagatggctccttcatcaggactgagcctgcaggtcacatgaccatccaccatgtttccaggtctgatgaaggcctctacaagtgtctcatcagcagtgttggagagtctccacccagctgggtctctgtcacaggtgAGGAGGTTAAAGGTCATCATTCATCTCAGGGTGCGTTCACACCTACAGTTCGGTAGACAGTGTTACATTTTTGATTTGGTTAGGTTTgtgttcacactgcactttgtcaaacacCAAACATTGTCTTTGAGATAATAATGGTGTGTGGTCATAATAGGTTATGGATTATCCCTTAAATCAGAATGAGGTCGGTAAATTGTGTGTAAGGTTTAAACTGCACGCTTGTTATGAACAGAGAGCCCTCGTacaaaatggttaaaaaaactaaaacagctcaggtgtgaaagcaccctaACACACCGTCTGCTATTTGATCTTTTCTTAAACCAAGGGAATTCAAGCCATGTCCACACGGCTTCATCGTCCAAACGAAGGCTCAAGGGCAGCgtttaaaaagatttttcaTCCTGGGACCAGGTTTTAAAAAGTGCGTCTTCAGGCGTTTACAGGATTGGTTTGGACGATCGGTCTAAACGATGCTAAACATGCGTTTACACCAAAAGGTGTCtgcgtgtggatggcccctcaTTCAAACGCACAAGTTCAAAGTCTAAAGCTTCACATAGAAAAGGAAGAACAGTGTAATGACTGAACATGTTATCTACTTACTTTTATTTATGTGGTTTTAATTATATTCTTTTGTTCATTTTAGAGAAACCCACGACTACAAGTCCTCCTCCAACCTCCTCCAGTCCTGATTCTTCGTCTTTTTACCCCATGTTGTGGTCCGTTCCAGTCGGTGTTCTggttctcctggttctcctggttctcctggttctcctggtGAGACGATgcagcggaaggaaacggaaaggTTAGTCTCCGATGACAAAAAAGAcgaataatgttacatttaaACATCACATTTTACTGTTGATACTGTATGTTCTAATAATATTTCTGAATTTTAGCGAAGTGTTCAAAAAAAgatgagaaataaatgttcaACTCCAATTAAAAACTGTTTCTTTAAGTCAAACCTCCGTTTTAAAATCACTTTTCTGTTGTTGACAAATCACCACGAGGGCCCTTTAGCATGCTCCGGAGCTTTTGATAGAATCCCATAATCTTCCTCATGTTTCCATCTTTACGGATGTCTCTTTAATGGATAAAATGATTGAAACTTTGGTTCATTTCATCTGAAGTAGAAGCTGAAGATGATGACGTCACATACAGTGATGTCACAATATCGAGACGGAGCAAAGGTAAAgatatttttattgattttcagaaGAAAACCGTGTGAGTTCTTGTTTTAATGTCCTGAAAGGACGTTTTGGGAAAAGAGCATTTTATAAAATAGGGATATTTTAACAGTCACAGTGTAAGGTCTATTTTAATAGATAATAGGGTGTGTTGTGCTTGTCATGAGAGTCTGGGTGTTTTGTACCCTGTGGTTAACACGTCTAACAGCTATAAACACCTCTAACAGCTCTAACAGCTATAAACAGCTCTAACAGTTTTAACAGCTCTAACAGTTTTAACAGCTCTAACAGTTTTAACAGTTCTAACAGCTCTGTGGTCGTCCAGTTTCCTGTTTCTCATAGCAACCCTTCAGCTGAGTGGGGGTCTGTTCACGCTTCACTGCAGGCCACAGGACTAAACATAGATGATATATAAACTATAAATTTGCAGATTTATATATCTCTGTATGTTATGATCACTTACAATATATCTGAAAGTAATGGAATATGTTCATGTAAAGAGTAAAATGCcgttgttaaaggaacacgccgacttcttggaactttgtcttattccccgtatcccccagagttagataagtccatacatacccttctcatctccgtgcgtgttgtaactctgtctgaagcccccaccgctagcctagcttagcacagatcttGTAGGTAACCgcctccatctagcctactgcttccaataagtgacaaaataacgccaacattttcctatttacatgttgtgatttgtatagtcacagcatgtacaaataacaaggtcacatgacacatgaGTGATTAGCgaaacacctgaaaagcaccgttgttactctcttcTCCTCACCATgaggcttctcaggtgctgcgagctaGACTCCACCctagtagcagaagtagcagtgcttcgccttctgagaatatagttcccagtatgtatacggttagaagatggctgtgtgtcatgtgaccttgttatttgtacacgctgtcactacccaaagtgagtagagtgcagatttgagtagcgcatgctcagatttaaacggtttacggcataacgtgtcttactgaaatttgtgtaATCTGTagaaaaataaacttttctctttgcatgcaataacagaagatggaaatcatttcaaaaacgttttagctatctatgattgtttggttgctaacgttagctcaaaacgccattagcatcttgtaggctacttgtcgcaaagtgacgcatgcgcaactc
It encodes the following:
- the LOC120572816 gene encoding low affinity immunoglobulin gamma Fc region receptor II-like isoform X2, encoding MRNVDEISLKMQIIFYNCVFLSLLPPASLTVSPSSSQMFEGQPVSLSCEEDDSSAGWTLRRNTTRDTRTQCGDGGDSGWGKPAGSSCKISYMAPSDSGVYWCESREGATSNSITITVTGGPVILQSPVLPVMEGEDLTLTCKTKTSFILSADFYKDGSFIRTEPAGHMTIHHVSRSDEGLYKCLISSVGESPPSWVSVTGEEVKGHHSSQEKPTTTSPPPTSSSPDSSSFYPMLWSVPVGVLVLLVLLVLLVLLVRRCSGRKRKEAEDDDVTYSDVTISRRSKEIYSIAIYSGVRTEDASHGQIGIKDKKSTRKRLFRLAE
- the LOC120572816 gene encoding low affinity immunoglobulin gamma Fc region receptor II-like isoform X1; this translates as MRNVDEISLKMQIIFYNCVFLSLLPPASLTVSPSSSQMFEGQPVSLSCEEDDSSAGWTLRRNTTRDTRTQCGDGGDSGWGKPAGSSCKISYMAPSDSGVYWCESREGATSNSITITVTGGPVILQSPVLPVMEGEDLTLTCKTKTSFILSADFYKDGSFIRTEPAGHMTIHHVSRSDEGLYKCLISSVGESPPSWVSVTGEEVKGHHSSQEKPTTTSPPPTSSSPDSSSFYPMLWSVPVGVLVLLVLLVLLVLLVRRCSGRKRKVEAEDDDVTYSDVTISRRSKEIYSIAIYSGVRTEDASHGQIGIKDKKSTRKRLFRLAE
- the LOC120572816 gene encoding low affinity immunoglobulin gamma Fc region receptor II-like isoform X3, yielding MRNVDEISLKMQIIFYNCVFLSLLPPASLTVSPSSSQMFEGQPVSLSCEEDDSSAGWTLRRNTTRDTRTQCGDGGDSGWGKPAGSSCKISYMAPSDSGVYWCESREGATSNSITITVTGGPVILQSPVLPVMEGEDLTLTCKTKTSFILSADFYKDGSFIRTEPAGHMTIHHVSRSDEGLYKCLISSVGESPPSWVSVTEKPTTTSPPPTSSSPDSSSFYPMLWSVPVGVLVLLVLLVLLVLLVRRCSGRKRKVEAEDDDVTYSDVTISRRSKEIYSIAIYSGVRTEDASHGQIGIKDKKSTRKRLFRLAE